DNA sequence from the Lycium barbarum isolate Lr01 chromosome 5, ASM1917538v2, whole genome shotgun sequence genome:
ATCGGTATagtatatttaaaaattaaaaatcaataaACCGAACTGATAATACACAAAATCGAGTCAAACCGACTGATAAGCACCCTTAAATCTAAAGTAGATTTTAGATAGGTTAAAGCATAAAGGTGAGGTTTATCCCACCCATTTCAAGGGGAGACGTGCCTTTCCCCTTTTTAGATAATATttccttatattttattttttattgtttttaaaAAGAATTATTCTCATACTTTGTTTAAGCGTGAAAACGTGTAAAATTGTAGGTTATTTAGTATCAAACTAAGTTGTAAGTGTATATATTAGTTGGACAAAACGTGTAAAAAATAAATTGAACAATCATcaaactaagtaggcgtttggccatagaaaccaaataactttttcactttttttggaattttggagttgtgtttggtcatagtctttgcaaatagtattttttttagtTGTAATGCACTTGTTTTGGtagtgaaaaacttgaaaaataagtttttcttgtttttcaaattccaaatgtgaagttgtatttgaaattttcatggccagacactaatttttgaaaaaagtgaaaaaaaattcaaaaaaaagtgagtaattcttatggccaaacgggtcctaagtTTGCCTTATTGGGCAAAACTTGTAAGTGTATATAATAGGAAGTTTTGCCTTAAAAAGCTTAGTTTTatatgggcaattcgcagaattgcccttcttttggggtggtctttaaattttgcccctcatatttgaaatctttaagttttgcccttcggctaaaccccatgggttccaggttcgaatccccacacagtcaaaaatttaaaaataattcgcaaggcaaagtttaaattcgctatgcccccaccggcatacacttgtgaaggaattaccaaagttatgctggacccggcatacttatgccttatgggcaaacttggcataagtatgccgggtccgacataactttggtgattccttcacaagtttatgccggatccggcataaaagtttacccattaaaagtatgcccccaacggcataaacttgttaaggaattaccaaacttatgccggtcccggcatacttatgccttatgggcagacttggcataagtatgcctggtccggcataactttggtaattccttcacaagtttatgtctggtccggcataaaagtttgcccattaaaagtatgccccaccGGATGAGGATTTACATATCCAGAAATATTTTTGCAAGAGAATATTGGTTGATTTAATATTTCACCATGAACAAAAAGCTGCAGAATAAAGTAAATATGAGTCAGTAGAAACTTTTAACGGTTCTAAAAATTGTTTCCTATTCCACTCCTCACGAACATCCATGAATTGATATCAATATAATGCATAGAACTACAGAATTCacgtagatatgtgtgtgtgtttgtatGCATTAGAACACACCTCCTTTGAACCGACTAACTCTTAATGCCGGATCCACCTGCTCCTATTCAACTACTTCGACTAGTTTTTAAATCAATCCTAAAAAATATAGCAAAATCTAGGCCATATGCTACAGCAACAACAAGAGAGATATAACCAAGTAGTGAAGCACAATTTGACTAAGAAAAGATTGAACTGAACTAAATGTTTGAACTATCTCACATCACCTCACGATATCCAGCTTTATCAAACGTGAATAGTGGGAAAAAATACCGAAGCTTATTAGGttgttatgccggatccggcataaacttataaagaaattatcaaagttatgccggatttggcatacttatgccaagtctgcccataaggcatgagtatgccgggtccggcataactttgataattccttcataagtttatgccgggtctggCATACATGCGACCCAAATCTTGCCTTCCAGTTTTCTTTTTTAGTTTATGCTTGAGCGGAGATTCGAACTCacaacctcatgatttctgcgtaaacgctcagtgttgcaatgcgaagggcaaaaattaaagaccagcaatatgaggggcataatttaaagacctcaaatatgagggacaaaatttaaagaccaccccaaaagaagggcaatccgcgcaaaaaaatggttttatattccaaagttagtcaagtcagGCCTTATGACATAAGCAtaactttatattccaaagttaatCAAGTCaggccttaagacataactttaaGGCAGACCTTAAAGCATAACTTTAGATTTCAAAGTTAGTCAAGGCAGgccttgtcacaccccgacctcgctggggtgtgatgggcacccgacccttacttagggccgagcgaaccctcagactctcactgcacataaaatcacgtcaactcttttttttactttaaaacaaataataaagtacatagcaaaacttttctttcagaaatattctttctcgtggctttcaagccgaacaaacttgtgatcatacaaaattcattacgtacacagaccgacaaccaatacccacgacactatctgcaaagtctctaataagatcccaaaagcataacatacagaatctgactcggcagaactccgggaacaaatggagcttgccatctgcactggaacatcttccatctgtcctcaactcaactgggagtacctgcgcggcatgaaacgcagcccccgaataacagggggtcagtacggaaatgtaccgagtatgtaaagtggaaatataacaatataagcaaaaccgagccagaagtatagaaatagaacaggtagtatcagatccaagtccgaaacggaaatacagagtgtgtggccaagaccacgatatatatcataagcacggggtgtagccgtctgaatcgtgatatgaaacagaggtacaaagcctaactggcaggatcatcgtgcggatcggggcacagagtgctactgacatacccgcaaccgaagctaggggtgtagaactatagccgactgaagcatagtccgactcaatcatgcagaagcaacaccaacagaatcattctccgaatccgctgtccagaaatgtaacaggcagaaccatgcatgcagaatcataaacttacacaagcacaggtagtatatatatttacctcaggtttcagccctttagtgaggggcgcaatggacagtgcactggggtgtgcacgaataaccaggtcgccacagggtcgcctctagtgcacaagtcatacccaagaggttccagcaggcaaatacggcagttagaatgtcaaaatgctttactttcttttgaaaaacatttttgtttcacacatataaaggaatcaacgcataatttccgcggccataagtccagcggtcgctaccacgcataccgcggccaagtacccagcagtcactatcacacgtaccgcggccaagggtccagcggttataatcacacataccgcgaccaaaagtccagcggttacaatcacacataccgcggtcgagggtccagcggtcacaatcacacatttgacataccgcggtcaagggtccagcagtctatgtcaggcacaatcacaagtgcggcagacgcggtcaagggtccagcagtcaatgccacacgtccggcaagacgcggtcaagggtccagctgtcaatgtcggacacgccgcggtcgagggtccagcggccaatattacatatgcgcatattcacataaccggcccaggactcggtaaaacagaaaacaaccatacagaatgccaaattatcactttcccaacataatcacacatgccaggatcatacatcacacaagattcaggtatcccaaaatcgtatatcagtaagtacgggaggtaagtagtttatccaaaatatcagggtaatattttcaaaacgttttagatgtcaaaaaaatattttataaagctcataaaggtggtcatagaacctatcgtatagtaaacaacataataaccaggagctacctgcgagctccggacacgagtacattggctaaagccatacaaaatatatatcagggtttctgtccccgtaattgtttccatgaacattaaatcaattcaggttcgttaaaataactcctgtttagtagtcggaacaatagccataagtttcctcgacttatcgtatgggaataagacagacagaacaataagagaggcatcagGGAATagcgggccaagtcgaggcgacggacaagaatcacgcccattagactctacggagtcatccaggaaggtctcatagtgatcgggttacatttgtacaagttatggaggtttaaccacttttctagcaaaatgcgccttttgaaattcaattgaattgaatgaatagtatcaaaaatcaatctcgagtttctatgagcagaatcgcccccgaggctccgattttgacctagtacatctaggacatgccaaagaacaaaggagaagactttacatacctcgattgcgccttacgctcgcttggcttcaattccaatttcgtccagaatctacaaatggtcatgtttaccaattgtcaatttcaagcttttcgagaatctaagcttaatcacataattgcctaccgaaatttcggcagcatttcccctatatatatgacatccccgagacttagctcggcttaatatatcaacacagcaacccaacaacaacatcactaacaacaacaagcattacaaaacacatagtatggcataactagccttgttttccacatggtccaacaacttccacttcaacttcacaaacccaaactagtatcaacatttccatattcatcattaatcaagaccattacaatgtgatttggaagtatttcatatcatttctatacaatattcacatgatatacaaaatatacaaattttccaccaaaccataatccatccaaaacttcaaatcttcaacatacatattcataacatatttccaccttccaatttcatcaaccataatcataattatcttaacaacttcatttccataatatcataaaatcatattaaaatgacataatcttctacaatcaatttcaatgccaacggacgaatttatatcgctattttcccgttctattccgttgaaactttaaataaacttgttggcaatgaaaaagagccttaatcataccttaagtgcacagctaccacgttcaccctcttatttttagttgatttttagttcaaatcgaaggcaacgcgacgtagaacacttttctcttcatgggcttcgggattcggggctcagattttgatcaaactttatttatctctctaagtctttcctccctctctctctctatagaattttctggatcttttctgatatgaaaatgtggaggagaaggctgaaacctcccttaaataacaaggaaatgggcctgacccggattggaatcgggttgggcccatttcactgcccagcttgacctttccgccttaaaatgttcatatctccttatcccgatgtcacctataggcccacgacctaccgttggaaagctatttcaattatctacaacctttacctctgggagttttcccaaattccagacttataatgccgtttttgcccctccaagtcaggtcatccgaaaacgttttcttaaaaaattcgtttggagggcttccactttgatttggccccaaggcccttcacaagttgtgttttactttacacatgcaattcatataacttgtcacgtgtcccaaaaacatatattgacgtgtgggccccatctcagttaataatatgacgttcaaaaatactgGATATAAcaggccttaaggcataactttagatatcaaagttagtcaagtcaggccttaaggcataactttagataTCAAAGTTAATCAAGTcaggccttaaggcataactttagatatcaaagttagtcaagtcaagccttaaggcataactttaaaTATCAAAGTTAATCAAGTcaggccttaaggcataactttatatATCATAGTTAGTCAAGTCAGGCCTTAAGGCCTATctttagattccaaagttagtcaattaagaccttaagacataactttagattccaaagttagtcaagttaggtcttaaggaataactttagattccaaagttagtcaagttaggccttaatgcctaactttatattttaaagttagtcaagttaggccttaaggcataactttagattccgaagttagtcaagttaggccttaaggcataactttagtttcCGAAATTAGTCAAGTATAAGGCCTAACTTTAGATTCcgaagttagtcaagttaggatttaaggcataactttagtttcCGAAATTAGTCAAGTATAAGGCCTAACTTTAAATTCcgaagttagtcaagttaggccttaaggcataattttaGTTTCCGAAATTAGTCAAGTTaggtcttaaggcataactttagtttcCGAAATTAGTCAAGTTAGGTCTTAAGGTCTATCTTTATATTCCTAAGTTAGTCAAGTCACAAGCTTATTAttttttgaacaaaaaaaaaaaattcatggcTGATTCAGTCAGAGTCTTTGTTCACCGAAACAAATGAACCCATTTGCTAAAAACGCAAACACCTTTTTgttataaataaaaaattaatccATCTATTTCTATTTCTCTGGTGGCTCTACAGAGAACAAAATTTGATAGGAAGTAAAGATTTCGCACATCAAATTGATGAACAACAAGTGGTGATATTCATCTCCACttgaataatattttatgtacaCTTTGAGGCACTTCAAACCAAAAAGTCTTGGGGTTATTTAGTTATTGGCCTCCAAGTGCACGGTAAAATGACAATTGCTATGACTTTTACGCTAGTTTCTTTTGTCATTTTGAACTGGAAAAAAACTCTAAAATTAATGTAATAACTTTAAAAGCAATAAAAAAGTCGATTCCTGACAAAAGGAAGTATAGTATTTTTATCTTTTGGTAGGCTCACAAAAGAAAGTATTAAAGGAGTATAATATAGTTAGTTATCAAAATTAACCTTAGAGCGAGTAAACAGGTGGGAGTCCATGAAAATTCCTATTATCAGGCCTAACTTAATGCTTCTCACGCCATTTACGTTAAAAACCATCCTCACTATTGTCTCAAAAACGCTGTGATGATATTTAGAGAAAGTCATGCACCACTCTGATATTAGTGATGTGAAAtttcaataataataaaaaaaaaaactattgtcTGAAAAACATGGAAGACGGAAGGCAGGGAAATGGGCCAATTAGTCCAGAAAGCACTTCAAAAATCACCATCCAGCAGACAACCCCTCCTACATTCAATACAATTACTACTAGTAAAGAACAAGATCGGTTCCTTCCAATAGCAAATGTGGGGAGAATCATGAAGAAAGTCATCCCGGGCAATGGGAAGATGTCGAAAGATGCAAAAGAGACGATGCAAGAATGCGTGTCGGAGTTCATTAGTTTCGTGACTGGAGAAGCATCAGAAAAATGCCAGCGCGAGAAGAGGAAGACCATCAATGGGGATGACATTATTGGGGCAATCCAAATCCTGGGGTTCGAGGATTATGTGAACCCACTGAAGCAATATCTTAACAAGTACAGAGAACTTGACGAAGGTGAAAAGCTAAATATGCCTATTAGTAGTAATAATAAGCAGCAACACTATGATCCTAGTTACGACAACGTCTATATTGATTCTCCCAGCTCAGCTCAGGCTTCATTTCTATCAACAACAGACCAATCGTTTCGGTTGCCAACATTTTCACAGAACTCAATACAATCCCACTTATCTCAACAAGAGCAGATTGACTCTACGGGGCATTGGTAAACTGATCGATATACATGATCGAATTGTTGAATGATCAGCAGATAGTACGTGTTACGATATCTTACACCATCTGCTTAGGATTTGGCACGTTGTAATATCTATCTCGTGCATATAAAATCACACACACAGAAGCATATTTTGTTTAGCTAGAAGCATACAATACCTAATTTGGTtgatctaattttttttaaatgtagtCACAAATCTGTTCACCAAATTCTTAGGTGCACTTTGAAGTTGGTAAAAAGGGAATTCAAAGACAAAATAGAAGAAGAAATATATACTTGATTGCCTTGAAAAGAAAGTGAGGGAAACTTCACCTTTCTCTTGAGGTGCATCTTTACAACTTTATATTTAATAACACGAGTACGTAAGCAATTAATGTCGTTCTTGTTAGCAATTTTATCTATAATTTGTCTCCTTGGGCATGTTTTCATACTTGAGCTCGTGCATGATAGCTATTGAGTCTCTTATGTTTGTGATAAAATCTTGCAAATACACGACGTGTCTCGGAGGAATGAAAGGTTATTAGAGTGACAGATCTACAAAAAAGAAATTGTACTCCAAATGCAAAAAAGATGGTTATCATTTCTTCTATATGGGGACAAAATAATTAAACATGTTTGAGCATGAGTATTAGTGATGGAAACACTAAGTGGTcatttggtagctggttagagttatgtAGAAATTAGTTATGagggaatatatgtattattttatgcagtgattagttatgcatgatttagttattcatgtattagttatttcatATTCTATCCAGAATAAAATTATACACAGATTTCCTCATAACTTATTTATGTATTAGTTATTCGGGTTTCAAAATTGCAAACCAAACACTgtattaattttatacatgaataacttagctCCTGACAGCTACCAAACATGGTAACTTATGCAagatttaatacatgaataacttgtctcctaactagctaccaaacTGCAAACTATCTTACGTTTCGACAACAAACTAGCTAGACACGATAATTTAACAATAAaagatactccctccggatcaaaaaaagtgtccacttagcctttttttcttgggtcaaaaaaatgttcacttattaaatcaagaaacaattaactttatctttccagatttgctcatattaagtgttatgtgatcaaatcctaatgcctatttaattaggggtaatttagtcaattttatattttttttcttgaagtgaatagtttcttaaggagtgtgcaaatggttaagcagagtcttgttttgatccggagggagtggTAAGTAAAGAGTTTGAATGGGAAAGTTGCCTCCAAAAGTAATTTTTATAGCGATGATAGTCACACGAGTAAGGAAAACAGTTGCCACCTTTTATGAGTTTCTAAAGATAAATGTTTCAAAAAATACTAATTTGT
Encoded proteins:
- the LOC132639965 gene encoding nuclear transcription factor Y subunit B-7-like, whose amino-acid sequence is MEDGRQGNGPISPESTSKITIQQTTPPTFNTITTSKEQDRFLPIANVGRIMKKVIPGNGKMSKDAKETMQECVSEFISFVTGEASEKCQREKRKTINGDDIIGAIQILGFEDYVNPLKQYLNKYRELDEGEKLNMPISSNNKQQHYDPSYDNVYIDSPSSAQASFLSTTDQSFRLPTFSQNSIQSHLSQQEQIDSTGHW